One region of Chryseobacterium muglaense genomic DNA includes:
- a CDS encoding glycoside hydrolase family 10 protein, translating to MKITKVKLVCILGLFASFSTSCAVRENSPKSNTVKTVKTSKNNTLNKPDPKTVPPIAAIPVVEDFRTNLPAIKREFRGVWIASVANINWPSRNNLSVDQQKAEAINMLNMLQDNNFNAVIFQARPSADALYTSELEPWSYFLTGKTGEPPYPNYDPLQFWIEEAHKRGMELHVWLNPYRAHHSNGGAVTNQSMARKLSDITIKLKNGMYWLDPANPRTQGHVSNVVKDLVKRYDLDAIHFDDYFYPYATYNRGADFPDHESWKAYQNSGGTLSRPDWRRDQVNKFVERIYKEIHAEKTYVKFGISPFGIWKPGYPEGIVGSSQYDELFADAKLWLNNGWVDYFSPQLYWPIESKGQPFASLLNWWKSENTMNRHLWPGLNTVEVKVSDRPGEIKNQVELSRQILKDDAGEIHWSIAGLTKNSNMLPTLKNGPYKEKALTPKSPWIKAVPLEKPTLFINDNGSSIQTSWSTKNIGNVFQWVLFTQYNGVWETEILTLDNLSKEVPKFKDGKNLNAIAIKAIDRLGNESDYMAKKIK from the coding sequence ATGAAAATCACTAAAGTAAAATTAGTTTGTATATTAGGTTTGTTTGCTTCTTTCAGTACATCATGTGCTGTGAGGGAAAACTCACCCAAATCAAATACTGTAAAAACAGTAAAAACTTCAAAAAATAATACACTTAATAAACCGGATCCTAAAACAGTTCCACCTATCGCAGCGATTCCTGTTGTGGAAGATTTTAGAACTAATCTTCCGGCAATCAAAAGAGAATTTCGTGGCGTATGGATTGCAAGTGTAGCCAACATCAATTGGCCTTCAAGAAATAATCTTTCTGTAGATCAGCAAAAAGCAGAAGCAATCAATATGTTGAATATGCTTCAGGATAATAATTTTAATGCAGTGATCTTTCAGGCTCGCCCTTCTGCAGATGCTTTGTACACAAGTGAATTGGAACCTTGGTCTTATTTCTTAACCGGAAAAACCGGAGAGCCACCTTACCCAAATTACGATCCGTTGCAGTTTTGGATTGAAGAAGCACATAAAAGAGGAATGGAACTACATGTTTGGCTAAATCCTTACCGAGCGCATCATTCTAATGGTGGCGCGGTTACTAATCAATCAATGGCGAGAAAACTTTCTGATATCACGATTAAATTGAAAAATGGAATGTATTGGCTAGATCCTGCAAATCCTCGAACTCAAGGGCATGTTTCGAATGTTGTGAAAGATTTGGTAAAAAGATATGACCTGGATGCAATACATTTTGATGACTATTTTTATCCTTACGCAACTTATAACAGAGGAGCAGATTTTCCGGATCACGAAAGCTGGAAAGCCTATCAAAATTCAGGCGGAACTCTTTCCAGACCAGACTGGAGAAGAGATCAGGTAAATAAATTTGTCGAAAGAATTTATAAAGAGATTCACGCCGAAAAAACTTATGTAAAATTCGGAATCAGCCCTTTTGGTATCTGGAAGCCTGGTTATCCGGAAGGAATTGTAGGTTCATCTCAATACGACGAATTGTTTGCAGATGCTAAGTTATGGCTGAATAATGGCTGGGTTGACTATTTTTCGCCACAATTATACTGGCCCATTGAATCTAAAGGACAACCATTTGCTTCTTTATTAAACTGGTGGAAATCTGAAAATACAATGAATCGCCACCTTTGGCCGGGCTTAAATACGGTTGAAGTGAAAGTTTCAGACAGACCGGGCGAAATTAAAAATCAGGTAGAATTATCAAGACAGATTTTAAAGGATGATGCAGGAGAAATACATTGGAGTATTGCAGGTTTAACGAAAAACTCAAATATGCTTCCTACTTTAAAAAACGGACCATACAAAGAAAAAGCTTTAACCCCGAAAAGTCCCTGGATAAAAGCAGTTCCTTTAGAAAAACCAACATTATTCATCAATGATAACGGAAGCTCTATACAGACAAGCTGGAGTACAAAAAATATCGGAAATGTTTTTCAATGGGTGCTTTTCACACAATACAACGGAGTTTGGGAAACCGAAATTCTTACATTAGATAATCTCTCAAAAGAAGTTCCTAAGTTTAAAGATGGCAAAAATTTAAATGCTATTGCAATAAAAGCGATTGACCGTTTAGGAAATGAAAGCGATTATATGGCGAAGAAAATTAAATAA
- the typA gene encoding translational GTPase TypA, translating to MQNIRNIAIIAHVDHGKTTLVDKIIHATNIFRENQESGELIMDNNDLERERGITILSKNISVNYKDVKINVIDTPGHADFGGEVERVLKMADGVILLVDAFEGPMPQTRFVLQKALELGLRPLVVINKVDKPNCRPEEVHDKVFDLFFALEASEEQLDFPTFYGSSKQGWFNTSLEETDNIFPLLDGILQYVPEPKVEEGNLQMQIVSLDFSSFLGRIAIGKVIRGSLKESQWIGLAQADGKIVKGKIKELYVFEGLGKKKVTEVLAGDICAVVGFDAFQIGDSFVDLENPEPLPRTSIDEPTLNMTFSINNSPFFGKDGKYVTSNHLKERLTKELEKNLALRVQQTDDANTFLVFGRGILHLSVLIETMRREGYEMTIGQPQVILREIDGEKCEPYESLVVDVPDEFASRVIDLATQRKGDLHIMETKGEMQHMEFEIPSRGLIGLRSQMLTATAGEAIMAHRFTEYKPFKGAIPGRSNGVLISKTQGPATEYSIAKLQDRGKFYVDPGEEIYAGMVIGEQNKPGDLVVNIVEAKQLNNMRASGKDKDTGVAPKILFSLEECMEYIQADEAIEVTPNFIRMRKKVLSEEERKRIERGAKA from the coding sequence ATGCAAAACATTAGAAATATTGCGATTATCGCACACGTTGACCACGGTAAGACTACTTTGGTTGATAAGATTATTCATGCTACAAACATTTTCAGAGAAAATCAGGAAAGTGGAGAATTAATAATGGATAACAACGATCTTGAAAGAGAAAGAGGAATTACCATTTTATCTAAGAATATTTCTGTTAACTATAAAGACGTTAAAATTAACGTAATCGACACTCCTGGTCACGCCGATTTCGGTGGTGAAGTAGAGCGTGTTTTGAAAATGGCAGACGGTGTTATCTTATTGGTAGATGCATTTGAAGGACCAATGCCTCAGACAAGATTCGTATTGCAGAAAGCTTTAGAATTAGGTCTTAGACCATTAGTTGTTATCAATAAAGTAGACAAACCAAACTGTCGTCCTGAAGAAGTTCATGATAAAGTATTCGATTTGTTCTTTGCGCTTGAAGCAAGTGAAGAGCAATTAGATTTCCCTACATTCTACGGTTCTTCTAAGCAAGGTTGGTTCAATACTTCATTAGAGGAAACAGACAATATTTTCCCATTATTGGATGGTATCCTTCAATATGTTCCTGAGCCTAAAGTTGAGGAAGGTAACTTACAGATGCAGATCGTATCTCTAGATTTCTCTTCTTTCTTAGGAAGAATTGCAATTGGTAAAGTAATCCGTGGAAGTCTTAAAGAAAGCCAATGGATTGGTTTAGCACAGGCTGACGGAAAAATTGTAAAAGGAAAAATCAAAGAATTATACGTTTTTGAAGGTCTTGGAAAGAAAAAAGTAACTGAAGTATTAGCAGGAGATATCTGTGCTGTAGTAGGTTTTGATGCTTTCCAAATTGGAGACTCTTTCGTAGATCTAGAAAATCCAGAGCCATTGCCAAGAACTTCAATTGATGAGCCTACGTTGAACATGACATTCTCTATCAACAATTCACCTTTCTTTGGTAAAGATGGTAAATATGTTACCTCAAACCACCTGAAAGAAAGATTAACTAAAGAATTAGAGAAAAACTTAGCATTAAGAGTTCAGCAGACTGATGATGCAAATACATTCTTAGTTTTCGGTAGAGGTATTCTTCACTTATCAGTTTTAATTGAAACAATGAGAAGAGAAGGTTACGAAATGACTATCGGTCAGCCACAGGTTATCTTGAGAGAAATCGATGGAGAAAAATGTGAGCCTTACGAATCTTTAGTTGTTGACGTACCAGACGAATTTGCTTCTAGAGTAATCGATTTGGCTACTCAGAGAAAAGGTGATCTTCACATTATGGAAACTAAAGGTGAAATGCAGCACATGGAATTCGAAATTCCTTCAAGAGGTTTGATCGGATTGCGTTCTCAAATGTTAACTGCTACTGCTGGTGAAGCTATTATGGCACACCGTTTCACAGAATACAAGCCTTTCAAAGGTGCTATTCCTGGAAGAAGTAATGGTGTATTGATTTCTAAAACTCAAGGTCCAGCAACTGAATATTCTATTGCTAAACTTCAGGATAGAGGTAAATTCTATGTTGATCCGGGTGAGGAGATCTATGCAGGTATGGTTATCGGTGAGCAAAACAAGCCAGGTGACTTGGTTGTAAACATCGTTGAAGCAAAACAGTTGAACAACATGAGAGCTTCAGGTAAAGATAAAGATACAGGTGTTGCACCAAAAATCTTATTCTCTCTTGAAGAATGTATGGAATATATCCAGGCTGATGAAGCAATCGAGGTAACTCCAAACTTCATCCGTATGAGAAAGAAAGTACTTTCTGAAGAAGAAAGAAAAAGAATTGAAAGAGGAGCAAAAGCGTAA
- the cas2 gene encoding CRISPR-associated endonuclease Cas2 — protein MNAERFNAYRIMWVLVLYDLPTETKANMKDANRFRKGLIDDGFTLFQFSMYVRHCPSRENAEVHIKRTKFNLPKAGKVAIMCITDKQFGDIEIFFARNKEEPPPTFQQLELF, from the coding sequence ATGAATGCCGAAAGGTTTAACGCTTACCGAATTATGTGGGTTTTAGTATTATACGACTTACCAACGGAGACCAAAGCCAATATGAAAGATGCCAACCGCTTTCGTAAAGGTCTGATTGATGATGGCTTTACATTATTTCAGTTTTCAATGTATGTTCGCCACTGCCCAAGTAGAGAAAATGCTGAGGTGCATATTAAACGTACCAAGTTCAATCTTCCAAAAGCAGGAAAGGTAGCCATTATGTGTATTACCGACAAGCAATTTGGAGACATAGAAATATTCTTTGCCAGAAACAAAGAAGAACCACCGCCCACCTTCCAACAACTTGAATTATTCTAA
- a CDS encoding DUF1294 domain-containing protein gives MIFYLLTIINLLTFFVFFADKRKAIKHQRRISENTLLMLSFFGGSVGAAIGMLIFRHKISKITFLIKFFGVIVLQTILLIIFYQKLKQLYI, from the coding sequence ATGATTTTTTATTTACTGACAATCATTAATCTTTTGACTTTTTTTGTGTTTTTTGCAGATAAACGAAAAGCAATAAAGCATCAACGAAGAATTTCTGAAAATACGCTCCTTATGCTAAGCTTTTTCGGCGGAAGCGTGGGTGCTGCAATAGGAATGTTGATTTTCAGACATAAAATTTCTAAAATTACTTTTTTGATCAAGTTTTTTGGAGTGATTGTGCTTCAAACCATATTGCTGATTATTTTTTATCAAAAGCTTAAACAGCTTTATATTTAA
- the cas1 gene encoding type II CRISPR-associated endonuclease Cas1 — protein sequence MITRSIYIGNPAYLKLKDEQMKILCPETKTEKGSVPVEDLGLLMLDHFQITVSHQLIQKMMGNNVVVVSCDAHHLPHGIMLPLYGHSEHSDRVKDQLEASEPLKKQLWKQTIECKIENQKEVLRQLGNYYEPMLDYQKNVKSGDITNMEGIAAQHYWKYLISLDFLRQRFGDSPNQFFNFGYAVLRSIVARAIVETGLLPVLGIFHKNKYNPYCLADDLMEPYRPFVDLLVMQWLEIHPETEDLTKEFKAHILQIATKDVRIDDKTRPLLVAVKATATSLYKCYTGEKRMISYPELQ from the coding sequence ATGATAACCCGCTCCATTTACATCGGCAATCCCGCATACCTCAAACTCAAAGACGAGCAGATGAAAATTCTTTGTCCGGAAACCAAAACCGAAAAGGGGAGTGTGCCTGTCGAAGATTTAGGTTTGCTGATGTTGGACCATTTTCAAATCACGGTTTCCCATCAATTGATACAGAAAATGATGGGAAACAATGTCGTGGTCGTGAGTTGCGATGCGCATCATTTGCCACACGGGATTATGTTGCCGCTTTACGGACATTCCGAACATTCCGACCGGGTAAAAGACCAACTGGAAGCCAGCGAACCCCTCAAAAAACAACTCTGGAAACAGACCATCGAATGTAAAATCGAAAACCAGAAAGAAGTTCTTCGTCAACTAGGCAATTATTACGAGCCGATGCTCGATTATCAAAAAAACGTAAAATCTGGAGACATCACCAATATGGAAGGCATCGCGGCGCAACATTATTGGAAATACCTCATCAGTTTAGATTTCCTCAGGCAGCGTTTTGGCGATTCGCCCAATCAGTTTTTCAACTTCGGATATGCCGTTCTCAGAAGCATTGTTGCTAGAGCAATCGTCGAAACCGGACTGCTTCCCGTGCTCGGGATTTTTCATAAAAACAAGTACAATCCTTATTGTCTGGCGGACGATTTAATGGAACCTTACCGCCCATTCGTCGATTTATTGGTCATGCAATGGCTCGAAATACATCCCGAAACGGAAGATTTAACCAAAGAATTCAAAGCTCACATCCTTCAAATTGCCACAAAAGATGTTAGGATTGATGACAAAACAAGACCATTGTTGGTAGCTGTAAAAGCAACAGCCACTTCGCTTTATAAATGCTATACAGGAGAAAAACGAATGATTTCTTATCCAGAATTACAATAA
- a CDS encoding glycoside hydrolase family 97 protein, whose product MKITVAAVLLSMMFVGANAQSLKSPDGKFEMNFQLKNGVPFYNLKYNESTVVEDSKLGLRLFKDTSISFASEITKAEDAKFDLNNDFVKVSEKRDSKNETWQPVLGEKKNYINHYNELAVTLNQNSTDRSIVVKFRLFNDGLGFRYEFPQQKNLNYFIIKEEDSEFDFPTDMKAWWMVADYDSQEYRYQETNISEIPARWDKAFESNASQKLIKNAVQSPLMLKKNGKEPLYINIAEAAVLNYAASHLEVDAQNFKFKTHLTADRQGAKGYIQTPSVTPWRTIIVSPRAEDLMDSKMLFNLNEPTKYTDTSYIKPTKYMGVWWEMIIGKAQWAYSTADNVHLGVTDFSKLTPNGKHAANTTRVKEYIDFAAANGFDGLLIEGWNIGWEDWFGHSKEYVFDFLTPYPDFDIKILNEYAHSKGIKLIMHHETSGSATNYERWADQAFQLMNKYGYTSVKTGYVGDIIPRGEHHYSQWTINHYYRIVEKANDYKIMVNSHESVRPGGESRTYPNYISAEAARGTEYEAFAGNNPDHQTILPFTRWMGGSMDYTPGIFQTKLDYYFPGDKRFVKTTLAKQLGLYVTMYMPLQMAADLPENYAKHMDAFQFIKDVAADWDDTKILSAEPGDYVITARKAKGTENWFVGGITDENKRGYTVDFSFLEKGKKYEATIYEDGKDADYIDNPQSYNIYKKQITSKSKINFKMARSGGFAVSIKPVK is encoded by the coding sequence ATGAAAATTACAGTTGCTGCGGTTTTATTATCGATGATGTTTGTAGGTGCAAATGCACAATCTCTGAAATCTCCGGACGGAAAATTTGAAATGAATTTCCAGCTCAAAAACGGAGTTCCTTTTTACAATTTAAAATATAACGAGTCTACGGTTGTTGAAGATTCCAAATTAGGTTTAAGGCTTTTTAAAGATACTTCGATAAGTTTCGCTTCTGAAATCACTAAAGCGGAAGATGCAAAATTTGATTTGAATAATGATTTCGTTAAAGTTTCTGAGAAAAGAGACTCAAAAAACGAAACTTGGCAACCGGTTTTAGGTGAAAAGAAAAATTACATTAATCATTATAATGAATTGGCGGTTACGCTGAATCAAAATTCTACCGACAGAAGCATTGTCGTAAAGTTTAGATTATTTAACGACGGTTTAGGTTTTAGATATGAATTTCCGCAGCAAAAAAATCTGAATTATTTTATTATTAAAGAAGAAGATTCAGAGTTTGATTTTCCAACCGATATGAAAGCTTGGTGGATGGTCGCTGATTACGATTCTCAGGAGTACAGATATCAGGAAACCAATATCTCTGAAATTCCCGCAAGATGGGATAAAGCTTTTGAATCTAATGCTTCTCAGAAATTAATTAAAAATGCAGTTCAGTCGCCGTTGATGTTAAAAAAGAACGGAAAAGAACCATTGTATATCAATATTGCAGAAGCGGCAGTTCTAAATTATGCAGCATCACATCTTGAAGTTGATGCTCAGAATTTTAAATTTAAAACACATCTTACTGCAGACCGACAAGGTGCAAAAGGTTACATTCAGACTCCTTCTGTAACACCTTGGAGAACGATTATTGTTTCACCAAGAGCAGAAGATTTAATGGATTCAAAAATGTTATTTAATCTAAACGAGCCGACAAAATATACCGATACTTCTTATATAAAGCCTACAAAATACATGGGAGTTTGGTGGGAAATGATTATCGGAAAAGCGCAATGGGCGTATTCTACAGCAGATAACGTTCATTTGGGAGTCACCGATTTTTCTAAATTAACACCCAACGGAAAACACGCAGCTAACACTACAAGAGTTAAAGAATATATTGATTTTGCCGCTGCAAACGGTTTCGATGGTCTTTTAATCGAAGGCTGGAATATAGGTTGGGAAGACTGGTTCGGTCATTCCAAAGAATATGTTTTTGATTTCCTTACTCCTTACCCTGATTTTGATATTAAAATCTTGAATGAATATGCACATTCAAAAGGAATTAAACTGATTATGCATCACGAAACTTCCGGTTCGGCAACGAATTACGAAAGATGGGCGGATCAGGCTTTTCAGTTGATGAATAAATACGGTTACACTTCTGTGAAAACGGGCTATGTAGGCGATATAATCCCGAGAGGAGAGCACCATTATTCACAGTGGACGATCAATCATTACTACAGAATTGTAGAAAAAGCGAATGATTATAAAATCATGGTGAATTCTCATGAGTCGGTTCGTCCGGGAGGAGAAAGCCGTACTTATCCAAATTATATTTCAGCAGAAGCCGCTCGTGGAACAGAATATGAAGCTTTTGCAGGGAACAATCCCGATCATCAGACAATTCTTCCGTTTACAAGATGGATGGGAGGTTCGATGGATTATACACCGGGAATTTTTCAAACCAAATTAGATTATTATTTCCCAGGAGATAAACGTTTTGTGAAAACCACTTTGGCAAAGCAATTAGGACTGTATGTAACGATGTACATGCCTTTGCAAATGGCTGCAGACTTACCGGAAAATTACGCGAAACACATGGATGCTTTCCAGTTTATCAAAGATGTTGCAGCAGATTGGGATGATACAAAAATTCTTTCGGCAGAACCGGGAGATTATGTAATCACTGCAAGAAAAGCAAAAGGTACAGAAAACTGGTTTGTAGGTGGGATTACCGATGAAAATAAAAGAGGATATACCGTAGATTTTTCATTTTTAGAGAAAGGAAAAAAATACGAAGCAACGATTTATGAAGACGGAAAAGATGCTGATTATATCGACAATCCTCAAAGTTATAACATCTACAAAAAACAGATTACGAGTAAATCTAAAATAAATTTTAAAATGGCTCGAAGCGGTGGTTTTGCCGTTTCCATAAAGCCTGTGAAATAA
- the metG gene encoding methionine--tRNA ligase, whose product MSNRKMITAALPYANGPVHIGHLAGVYIPADVYARFQRRSGKDVAFICGSDEHGIPITIRAKKEGVTPQDIVDKYHEIIKKSFSDLGISFDEYSRTTSANHRETSQDFFKVLYEKGKFSEEMSEQYFDEQANEFLADRYIVGTCPNCGNENAYGDQCEKCGSTLSPSELINPKSMLSGNVPILKETKNWYLPLNEYEDFLNEWIIEGHKDDWKPNVYGQVKSWLNDGLKPRAMTRDLNWGVPVPLPGADGKVLYVWFDAPIGYISFTKEWASKNGKDWKDYWQSEESDLVHFIGKDNIVFHCIIFPAMMKAHGDYKMPKNVPAFEFLNLENDKISTSRNWAVWAHEYVDEFPGQQDVLRYALLSSAPETKDNNFTWKDFQTKNNSELVNKFGNFINRVISFTNKNFEGKVPNGTLDEESKTAIKTGIEKVSYHLEKYEFRNALNSFMELVDYGNLYLQNAEPWKTIKNDPNEAGQSMFVGAQIAAVVAQLCEPFMPFTAEKLFGYFNIEKKNWEELQNSEIQIEAGHKIEEAPLLFTKIEDSVIEAQIQKLENTKQSNKKTNPNANPMKEEIQFDDFTKIDLRTATIIEAEKVEKADKLLKLTVDTGVDVRTVVSGIAESFTAEEVIGKQVMILLNLAPRKIRGIESQGMLLLTTKPDGKLSFVTPDDSNVENGIEIG is encoded by the coding sequence ATGTCAAACAGAAAGATGATTACGGCGGCTTTGCCATATGCAAACGGACCGGTTCATATTGGGCATTTGGCTGGAGTTTATATTCCTGCGGATGTTTATGCAAGATTTCAGAGAAGATCGGGAAAAGATGTGGCGTTTATCTGCGGAAGCGATGAGCACGGAATTCCTATTACCATAAGAGCTAAAAAAGAAGGCGTTACCCCACAAGATATCGTTGATAAATACCACGAAATCATTAAGAAATCATTCTCAGATTTGGGAATTTCTTTTGATGAATATTCCAGAACAACATCAGCTAATCACCGTGAAACAAGTCAGGATTTCTTTAAAGTTCTTTATGAAAAAGGGAAATTTTCGGAAGAAATGTCTGAGCAGTATTTTGACGAACAGGCTAATGAATTTTTGGCTGACCGATATATCGTTGGAACTTGCCCGAATTGTGGTAACGAAAACGCTTATGGAGACCAATGTGAGAAATGTGGTTCTACCCTTTCGCCATCCGAATTGATTAACCCAAAATCAATGTTGAGCGGAAATGTTCCTATTTTAAAAGAAACAAAAAACTGGTATTTACCTTTAAATGAATATGAAGATTTCTTAAACGAATGGATTATTGAAGGTCATAAAGACGACTGGAAACCTAACGTTTACGGACAGGTAAAATCGTGGTTGAACGATGGTTTAAAACCTCGTGCGATGACAAGAGATTTAAACTGGGGTGTTCCGGTTCCACTTCCAGGAGCAGACGGAAAAGTATTGTATGTTTGGTTTGATGCACCGATTGGTTATATTTCTTTTACTAAAGAATGGGCTTCAAAAAACGGGAAAGACTGGAAAGATTACTGGCAAAGTGAAGAATCTGACTTGGTTCATTTCATTGGAAAAGATAATATTGTGTTCCACTGTATTATTTTCCCTGCGATGATGAAAGCTCACGGAGATTACAAAATGCCGAAAAACGTTCCTGCTTTTGAATTTTTGAATCTTGAAAATGATAAAATTTCAACTTCAAGAAACTGGGCAGTTTGGGCACACGAATATGTGGACGAATTTCCTGGACAGCAAGATGTTTTGCGTTATGCATTGCTTTCTTCAGCTCCTGAAACGAAAGATAATAACTTTACTTGGAAAGATTTCCAGACAAAAAATAATTCTGAATTGGTAAACAAGTTTGGAAACTTTATTAATAGAGTAATATCTTTCACTAATAAAAATTTTGAAGGAAAAGTTCCAAATGGAACTTTAGATGAAGAAAGCAAAACAGCTATAAAAACTGGAATAGAAAAAGTTAGCTATCATTTAGAGAAATATGAATTCAGAAATGCTTTAAATTCATTTATGGAACTTGTTGATTATGGTAACTTATATCTTCAAAATGCTGAACCTTGGAAAACAATAAAAAATGATCCAAACGAAGCTGGGCAGTCAATGTTTGTTGGAGCACAAATTGCAGCTGTTGTAGCACAATTATGTGAACCGTTTATGCCATTCACTGCAGAGAAGTTATTTGGGTATTTTAATATCGAGAAAAAGAATTGGGAAGAATTACAAAATTCTGAAATTCAGATTGAAGCTGGACATAAAATTGAAGAAGCTCCTTTATTATTTACCAAAATTGAAGATAGTGTAATTGAAGCTCAGATTCAGAAATTAGAAAATACAAAACAAAGCAATAAAAAAACAAATCCTAACGCCAACCCAATGAAAGAGGAAATACAGTTTGATGATTTTACAAAAATCGACTTGAGAACAGCAACGATTATTGAAGCTGAAAAAGTAGAAAAAGCAGATAAATTATTAAAACTAACTGTTGATACAGGTGTTGATGTAAGAACTGTAGTTTCAGGAATTGCAGAAAGCTTTACCGCAGAAGAAGTAATCGGAAAACAGGTAATGATTTTATTAAATCTCGCGCCAAGAAAAATCAGAGGAATAGAATCTCAGGGTATGTTGTTATTAACAACAAAACCAGACGGAAAATTATCTTTTGTAACACCAGACGACAGCAATGTTGAAAACGGTATTGAGATTGGATAA